CCTTTTTGCCACAGCTTGTGATGCCATGTGCGATTCGTCCGTAGCGGCTATCAGATAGGTAAAACCTAAATTTTCGAATGCATATCTGATAACTGTTTTGCCTGCTTCTGTGGCATACCCCCTTTTTGTATATGACTTAAGCAGTGTATAAATGAGCTGTGGTTGTGGCTCGCCAAAGAAATACCATAACCCGGTGTAGCCGATTACTTTTTCTAATTCTAATGGCATGATTTTCCACAGACCGTAACCATTTACTCCAAATAGTGATTGGTTCTCTCTTAAGATTTCCGCCGATGTCTCCGGGCTTATAACTTCATCGTCCCACAGGTACTTTCTTATGAATGCATCTTGGTTGAGGGAAAGACATAAAGCTTCATCTTCCACGGTGAACGGGATCAGCTTTAACCTTTTGGTAATAAGTATATGATTTTTCATTGTACAATTACTAAACGGACAAGAGGCCAGGCACGCTTAACTAACGTTTGTAAAAATTTACACTAACGAAGTTAGCAAGAAAGTCTCTTCTTCTTTTTGACCGGCAGCGGTCTTCTTATAGGAAAGCAAAACGTTCCTTGCTATTTTAGGTAAAAACCAATTGTAGCGGTATGCGACTTTCAATCACAATCTTTCTATTATTCCCGCTGCTGTCAAACGCCCAAACATTAAAAGGCACGTGGATGGGCTATGATAGTTACAATTCCAAAGTGAAAATGGGCGTTACTGATGAATTTATGATCATGTACAGTTATGGTTACACGGACGACCCGAATAACTCTAGCTGGCGTGCCTATGATAGCATTCCCTTACACTTTATGGAAGACGGCGTTATCGTTATTAAAAATAAGCGTGGTGGAGCGGGGTTTGCAGCAGGTGCTTTTACCTTTCGTGAGAACGGCCAAGTACTGAAGCTTGCTCAGCTTTTTAAAAAGTTTGACTCTCCGGAAGCGGCGCTGAAAGCGGCTGAGGAGTATAAGTATACTGACCTGATAGTAAAGGAATATTACCGTTTAGGAGAAATGAGCAGGCTTGAAAATAAAAAATCGCTTGATGAACTGACCAAAAAAGACTTTTTGTTGGTGATGAACCGACTGCAGGCCTATGACAAGGAAATGGAAGGCTTTTTGGCTTCGGAAGATCAACGAATGCGGCGTATGATCTATCGGTTTACGGAAGGTATTATCAATCGCACATTTGTAGAGCTGGGGTATAACCCATATAAAATGACTGATCAATGGTTTTTTGAAAGATTCAGGGATGATCCTGATGTACAACAACGTATGCAGGCTCAAGTACACTTAAGGCTGGAATAGGCCGCTGTAACAATTGGTAGGGCCGGTCGTCTAAAGTTTGATGGTTCGGATTATCGCATTTTTTTGCTGCCTGTTTCTTGTGGAGAGTTTATTCGCACAAACGTTTAGTGGTCTGGTAGTAGATGCAGAAACAGGTTTAGGTATACCTTTTGTCAATATCGGAATTCCGGAACTCGGCGTGGGTACAGTCAGCAATAAAAACGGAGAGTACAGGTTAACAGTGAAAGGAGAAAATTACGTGATTCTCTTTTCTTCCATCGGTTATCAGAAAAAGGAGGTATCCGCTGCGGATTTGACCAAGAATTCATTTGTAAGGATGTATCCCAAAGTCGAGTTATTGGATGAAGTAGTTGTAGAAGCCAGCCGCTATGGTGAAGACGTAGTGCTGGGCTACAAGCTGGACAATAAAGGACATAGCATTGGTTTTGGCAGTCGCCAACTTGGTACTGAAATAGGAGCTCACATCAAAGTGAAAAAAGAAGCTGTGTTAAAAAGTGCACATTTTACAGTGAACTTCACAGGGGCGGATAGTTTGCTGTTTCGGGTAAATGTGTATGACTTTGCTAAAGAGGAGCTCGGAGAAAAACTGACACCAAGAGACATCATTATTCGAGCGCCACAGAAAAAAGGAACATTCGATGTGGATCTTGAATCTTACGACATATGGGTGAAAGAAGATGTCTTACTCACTCTGGAATGGGTGCAAGATGATGAGGGCAAAGGGAATGAAGGCCTGATGTTCCGATCTAAGAAAGGCTCGGGAACCAATCTTTATACCAAGCGTACC
The nucleotide sequence above comes from Verrucomicrobiota bacterium. Encoded proteins:
- a CDS encoding GNAT family N-acetyltransferase, whose protein sequence is MKNHILITKRLKLIPFTVEDEALCLSLNQDAFIRKYLWDDEVISPETSAEILRENQSLFGVNGYGLWKIMPLELEKVIGYTGLWYFFGEPQPQLIYTLLKSYTKRGYATEAGKTVIRYAFENLGFTYLIAATDESHMASQAVAKR
- a CDS encoding carboxypeptidase-like regulatory domain-containing protein, translated to MVRIIAFFCCLFLVESLFAQTFSGLVVDAETGLGIPFVNIGIPELGVGTVSNKNGEYRLTVKGENYVILFSSIGYQKKEVSAADLTKNSFVRMYPKVELLDEVVVEASRYGEDVVLGYKLDNKGHSIGFGSRQLGTEIGAHIKVKKEAVLKSAHFTVNFTGADSLLFRVNVYDFAKEELGEKLTPRDIIIRAPQKKGTFDVDLESYDIWVKEDVLLTLEWVQDDEGKGNEGLMFRSKKGSGTNLYTKRTSFAEFKKLSDEVSVAPKLKIGFYLIAVQKSH